One window of the Babesia microti strain RI chromosome IV, complete genome genome contains the following:
- a CDS encoding protein phosphatase 3, catalytic subunit (overlaps_old_locusTagID:BBM_III07610), giving the protein MDPLLDPLGDRVIKNIEPPPAKALHRHLLFPNGTELPPDWIIVKNHLSKEGFIGKEDALIIIEKTKQILSIEPNLLDLNDPITLVGDIHGQYYDLLKLFDIGGCPSKVQYLFLGDYVDRGSFSVEVVLLLYSIKINFPNTFWLLRGNHETRNMTSFFNFKNECLLKFDEEVYDKFMESFDYLPICAIVNKNFFVLHGGISPELITLDQIRDLDRIKEPPKHGLLCDLLWADPSIELDSNSSNDVTANDSFYPNQVRGCSYTFGSKAVDNFLVNNKLLGIVRAHEAQLDGFKMHKKNLKTGLPMVITIFSAPNYCDVYNNKGALLKLHENTLNIQQFSASPHPYHLPNFMNIFSWSLPFVSEKVLEMLYGLIQQPKWDLKTWAKTRKQRNGLDELPAEARELVEEIQPETIQLDPIFSKERAEAIRAKVQTIGRLMRLFKTLRMESELVVQLKDCNPGHRIPLDLLLSGRQGLENALENFNAAKTIDLKNECWPENKTTED; this is encoded by the exons ATGGATCCCCTCCTTGATCCACTAGGGGATCgtgtaattaaaaatatagagCCTCCCCCTGCAAAG GCACTTCATCGACACCTTTTATTCCCAAATGGCACCGAACTTCCTCCAGATTGGATCATTGTGAAGAACCATCTCTCTAAGGAAGGATTCATTGGAAAGGAAGATGctttgattattatagaAAAGACGAAACAAATTCTTTCAATTGAACCTAATTTATTGGATTTGAATGATCCAATCACTCTTGTTGGAGATATACATGGTCAGTATTATGATTTActcaaattatttgatatcgGAGGTTGTCCATCTAAAGTTCAATACCTATTTTTGGGAGATTATGTTGACAGAGGATCATTTAGTGTAGAAGTTGTCTTACTTCTGTACtctattaaaattaatttccCAAATACATTTTGGCTATTAAGAGGAAATCATGAAACCCGAAATATGACATCATTTTTTAactttaaaaatgaatgccttttaaaatttgatGAAGAAGTTTACGATAAATTTATGGAATCTTTCGATTACCTTCCAATATGCGCTATTGTAAATaagaatttttttgtattaCACGGTGGCATTTCACCAGAACTTATAACGCTTGACCAAATTAGAGATTTAGATAGAATAAAAGAACCTCCTAAGCACGGGCTTTTATGCGATTTACTTTGGGCTGACCCGTCTATTGAATTggattcaaattcatctaATGATGTAACGGCTAATGATTCATTTTATCCTAATCAAGTTAGAGGGTGTAGTTATACATTTGGATCTAAAGCTGTTGATAATTTTctagtaaataataaacTATTAGGGATCGTTAGGGCACATGAGGCGCAATTAGATGGATTTAAAATGCATAAAAAGAATTTGAAGACAGGCCTTCCAATGGtcattacaatattttcagCTCCAAATTATTGCGATgtatacaataataaaggAGCcttattaaaattacatgaaaatacattaaataTCCAACAGTTTTCTGCTTCCCCTCATCCATACCATTTGCCTAACTTCATGAATATATTCTCATGGTCACTGCCTTTTGTGTCAGAAAAAGTACTGGAAATGTTATATGGATTAATACAACAGCCTAAATGGGACCTTAAAACCTGGGCTAAGACTAGGAAGCAAAGAAACGGATTAGACGAACTACCTGCCGAAGCCAGGGAATTGGTTGAAGAAATACAACCAGAAACTATTCAACTTGATCCAATATTTTCCAAAGAAAGGGCCGAGGCTATTAGAGCCAAAGTTCAGACCATCGGACGTTTAATGAGACTGTTTAAGACTCTAAGAATGGAAAGTGAACTTGTAGTTCAATTAAAAGATTGTAACCCGGGGCATAGAATACCACTTGATCTTTTACTAAGCGGAAGACAGGGATTAGAGAATGCTCTCGAGAATTTTAATGCAGCTAAAACTATagatttaaaaaatgagTGCTGGCCTGAAAATAAAACTACTGAAGATTAG